In one window of Balaenoptera musculus isolate JJ_BM4_2016_0621 chromosome 10, mBalMus1.pri.v3, whole genome shotgun sequence DNA:
- the LOC118901954 gene encoding LOW QUALITY PROTEIN: hypoxanthine-guanine phosphoribosyltransferase-like (The sequence of the model RefSeq protein was modified relative to this genomic sequence to represent the inferred CDS: deleted 1 base in 1 codon), with protein MVTRSPSFVISDDAPGYDLDLCCRPNHYAEDSEKVFIPHGLIMDRTKWLAQDVMKEMEGHHIVVLCVLKGGYKFFADLLDYIKALSRNSDRSIPMTVNFIRLKSYCNDQSTGDIKVIGGDDPSTLTGKNVLIVEDKIDTGKTMQTLLSLVKQHNPKMVKVASLLVKMTPRSAGYRPDFVRLEIPDKFVVGYALDYNEYFRDLNHVFVISETGKAKYKAEDESSS; from the exons ATGGTGACTCGCAGCCCCAGCTTCGTGATTAGTGATGATGCACCAGGTTATGACCTAGATTTATGTTGTAGACCTAATCATTATGCTGAGGATTCGGAAAAGGTGTTTATTCCTCATGGACTAATTAtggacaggaccaaatggctGGCTCAAGATGTGATGAAGGAGATGGAAGGCCATCACATCGTGGTGCTCTGTGTGCTCAAG GGGGGCTATAAATTCTTTGCTGACCTGCTGGATTACATCAAAGCACTGAGCAGAAATAGTGATAGATCTATACCTATGACTGTAAATTTTATCAGACTGAAGAGCTACTGTAATGACCAGTCAACAGGTGACATAAAAGTAATTGGTGGAGATGATCCCTCAACTTTAACTGGAAAGAATGTCTTGATTGTTGAAGATAAAATTGACACTGGCAAAACAATGCAAACCTTGCTTTCCTTGGTCAAGCAGCATAATCCAAAGATGGTCAAGGTTGCAAGCTTGCTGGTGAAAATGACCCCTCGAAGTGCTGGATATAGACCAGACTTTGTTAGACTTGAAATTCCAGACAAGTTTGTTGTAGGATATGCCCTTGACTATAATGAATACTTCAGGGATTTGAATCATGTTTTTGTCATTAGCGAAActggaaaagcaaaatacaaagctGAAGATGAGAGTTCAAGTTGA